One window of the Alphaproteobacteria bacterium genome contains the following:
- a CDS encoding OsmC family protein: MGDELQDGPDKAAVQVGDEKRFGIVFECDAAAAGKMRTDMHVRVLEPEQETWEFATDEGPFQGGDGTAPPPLAFFMAGLASCLITQIRNFSRRLRVDLDSLSLHTRCEWEGRMKGREPYRSAPVSFEIDIDISSPAARDEILQLVRAGIGGCFIEQTIMRENTIRHRVKLGEDWVEVA, from the coding sequence ATGGGTGACGAACTACAGGACGGCCCGGACAAGGCCGCGGTTCAGGTCGGTGACGAGAAGCGATTCGGGATCGTTTTCGAATGCGATGCGGCCGCGGCGGGAAAGATGCGTACAGACATGCATGTGCGCGTCCTCGAGCCCGAGCAGGAAACATGGGAGTTCGCTACTGATGAGGGGCCGTTCCAGGGTGGAGACGGCACGGCGCCGCCACCGCTTGCCTTTTTCATGGCGGGGCTGGCCAGTTGCCTGATCACGCAGATTCGGAATTTTTCCCGGCGTCTGCGGGTCGATCTCGACTCGTTATCACTCCACACGCGCTGCGAGTGGGAAGGCCGCATGAAGGGGCGTGAGCCCTATCGCAGCGCGCCGGTCAGCTTCGAGATCGACATCGACATCTCGAGCCCGGCGGCGCGTGATGAGATACTGCAGCTGGTCCGTGCCGGAATCGGCGGCTGTTTCATCGAGCAGACGATCATGCGCGAAAACACCATCCGGCACC